From Deltaproteobacteria bacterium, a single genomic window includes:
- a CDS encoding SDR family oxidoreductase, whose translation MRDLGLTNKVVLITGGGGVLGSAFARGFADSGAKVAIGDFVRDKAEKVAADLKAHGADAIGVGADVTKEDLVTKMVADVVDRFGTIDILVNAAAVQIYPGKEITEILSNEWDSVLGIGLKGIYMCSKQVVPVMKKNGRGKIVNIASIAGHRGLPGGSAYSAAKGGVVNLTRQMGVELGKYHINVNSISPGFTPNRLTSVNQYAGKPDDSSQTLPAGVNLTVPPLGRNGDIEDYVGPVLFLASTWADYITGADIPVEGGRMAAR comes from the coding sequence ATGCGCGATCTCGGACTGACAAATAAAGTGGTTCTCATCACCGGTGGCGGCGGCGTGCTCGGTTCGGCGTTTGCCCGCGGTTTCGCCGATTCCGGCGCCAAGGTAGCGATCGGCGACTTCGTGCGCGACAAAGCGGAGAAAGTCGCCGCCGATCTAAAAGCGCACGGCGCAGATGCCATCGGTGTCGGCGCCGACGTTACCAAGGAAGATCTGGTGACGAAAATGGTCGCCGATGTCGTCGACCGTTTCGGCACCATCGATATTTTAGTGAATGCCGCCGCCGTGCAAATTTATCCTGGCAAAGAAATCACCGAAATCCTGTCCAACGAGTGGGATTCCGTTCTCGGTATCGGTCTTAAAGGCATCTACATGTGTTCCAAGCAAGTCGTGCCGGTGATGAAAAAAAACGGCCGCGGCAAGATCGTCAACATCGCTTCCATCGCCGGCCATCGCGGCTTGCCGGGAGGCTCAGCCTACAGCGCCGCCAAAGGCGGCGTCGTCAATCTCACTCGACAGATGGGCGTCGAGCTCGGCAAGTATCATATCAATGTGAACTCCATCAGCCCCGGCTTCACGCCCAACCGCTTGACCAGCGTCAATCAGTACGCCGGCAAACCGGACGATAGCAGCCAGACTCTGCCGGCTGGCGTCAATCTCACGGTGCCGCCGTTGGGTAGAAACGGCGACATCGAAGACTACGTCGGACCGGTGCTCTTTCTCGCCTCTACCTGGGCCGACTACATCACCGGCGCGGATATTCCCGTCGAGGGCGGCAGGATGGCAGCGCGATAA
- a CDS encoding DUF1439 domain-containing protein, with protein sequence MNHSKIVGAIVVVVLLVAASYYYFRGKGYVIELTESEIQQKLSDRFPVNKCVLIMCLSLSDPVVKLEDGTDRIRFAAQAALNIKLNDKQLHGLGEFAGRIRYARQQGEFYLDDAEVILLRIDGIPEPYSQKAHELAKAAVNEYLKIRPIYRLKPTEAKHVLARLVLKDVRVAKRVLIVTLGLAS encoded by the coding sequence ATGAACCACAGCAAAATAGTTGGCGCAATTGTTGTCGTCGTCCTGCTTGTCGCGGCTTCCTACTATTATTTTCGCGGCAAAGGGTATGTGATCGAGCTGACAGAGAGCGAGATCCAACAGAAATTATCCGACCGCTTTCCAGTCAACAAATGCGTCCTGATCATGTGCCTCTCTCTCAGCGATCCAGTGGTAAAGTTGGAAGACGGCACGGACCGAATCCGCTTCGCCGCCCAGGCAGCGCTCAATATTAAACTCAACGACAAACAACTTCATGGCCTCGGCGAGTTTGCCGGTCGGATTCGCTATGCCCGGCAGCAGGGTGAGTTTTATCTGGACGATGCGGAAGTAATCTTATTGCGCATCGATGGCATTCCGGAACCGTATTCACAAAAAGCCCATGAGTTGGCCAAGGCCGCGGTCAACGAATATTTAAAAATCCGGCCCATTTATCGCTTGAAACCGACGGAAGCCAAACACGTTCTCGCTCGCTTGGTGTTGAAGGACGTGCGCGTCGCCAAGCGAGTTCTGATCGTGACACTTGGATTGGCAAGCTAG
- a CDS encoding peptidase S16, with product MRIPQIELPEILPVFPLTGVMLLPGTVLPLHIFEPRYRNLIEDALDGDKVFGMIQPFTPHNDNRGPQPEVADAVPDLYKVGCAGYIEKSEKLADGRFFVQLKGVNRFRFAEEFTLQRGYRRVKASYQEFPDGRLSDGWQCQRVAVMAALELYGKAHGMQVRPEQADKFSDLELINLLGVSLPFHPAEKQALLEAATMKDRETVLVDLLRLGAGPVDSDLEVAPRTLN from the coding sequence ATGAGAATTCCCCAAATCGAGCTGCCGGAAATCTTGCCGGTGTTTCCATTGACTGGGGTGATGCTGCTGCCGGGGACGGTGCTGCCGTTGCATATTTTCGAGCCGCGCTATCGCAATCTGATCGAGGACGCTCTCGATGGCGACAAGGTTTTTGGCATGATTCAACCCTTCACACCGCATAACGACAATCGCGGGCCGCAGCCCGAGGTCGCCGACGCGGTTCCCGACTTGTACAAAGTCGGCTGCGCCGGCTACATCGAGAAGTCGGAAAAGCTTGCCGACGGCCGCTTCTTCGTGCAGCTCAAGGGCGTCAATCGTTTTCGTTTCGCCGAAGAGTTTACTTTGCAGCGCGGTTACCGGCGGGTCAAAGCGAGTTATCAAGAATTTCCCGACGGCAGGTTGAGCGACGGTTGGCAGTGTCAGCGCGTCGCGGTGATGGCGGCATTAGAACTCTACGGTAAAGCCCACGGCATGCAGGTGCGGCCGGAGCAGGCGGATAAATTCTCCGATCTCGAATTGATCAATCTGCTCGGCGTCTCTTTGCCATTTCATCCGGCGGAAAAGCAGGCGTTGCTTGAAGCGGCAACGATGAAAGATCGCGAAACCGTGCTCGTCGATCTGCTGCGTCTCGGCGCCGGCCCGGTGGATAGCGATTTGGAAGTCGCGCCGCGAACGCTCAACTAA
- a CDS encoding ABC transporter substrate-binding protein codes for MKQFQLGLALLAALVFTNTAASQSEKIRIAISSISTSQVNVWVPIDTGFFKKQGLDVELVYISGAPVGAAALMSGEVAISQGGVVGSITSNLRGSGTYIILGGADRFPYQLIVAPSIKQLSDLKGKRFAVSRIGSADHTATMFVLPKLGIQPDKELNIVQVGSVPARFAALVNGAVQGALLIPPETVKAKELGYRVLSNFADIEINYQQNGVYTTRNFINKRPDMLRRFAVAYSEGNHFIHSNSEGTQKIMRKYLQGEEKAIREAYTEVVLKGTPKIPYPSKAGIQTLLDFLAKTSPEAANAKPDDFIDTRFVKELEDSGFYARLYR; via the coding sequence ATGAAGCAATTCCAGCTCGGTCTCGCGTTATTGGCGGCGCTTGTTTTCACCAACACTGCCGCAAGCCAAAGCGAAAAAATTCGCATCGCGATCTCTTCTATCAGTACCAGCCAAGTCAACGTCTGGGTGCCGATCGATACCGGCTTCTTCAAGAAACAAGGCTTGGATGTGGAACTCGTCTACATCAGCGGCGCGCCGGTCGGCGCCGCCGCTCTGATGTCTGGGGAAGTCGCGATCAGCCAAGGCGGTGTCGTCGGCTCGATCACCAGCAATCTGCGCGGTTCGGGAACTTACATCATCCTCGGCGGCGCCGACCGCTTCCCCTACCAACTGATCGTCGCGCCGAGCATCAAGCAGCTATCCGACTTGAAAGGTAAACGTTTCGCGGTGTCGCGCATCGGCTCCGCCGATCACACCGCGACGATGTTCGTGCTGCCCAAGCTCGGCATCCAACCGGACAAAGAGTTGAATATCGTCCAAGTGGGTTCGGTGCCGGCGCGCTTCGCCGCCTTGGTGAACGGCGCGGTCCAAGGCGCCCTATTAATCCCGCCGGAAACGGTCAAAGCCAAAGAGCTAGGCTACCGCGTGCTCAGTAACTTTGCCGATATCGAGATCAACTATCAGCAGAACGGCGTCTACACCACGCGCAACTTCATCAACAAGCGCCCCGACATGCTGCGCCGCTTCGCCGTCGCCTACTCGGAAGGCAATCATTTCATTCACAGCAATTCCGAAGGCACGCAGAAGATCATGCGCAAATATTTGCAAGGCGAGGAAAAAGCCATCCGCGAGGCCTACACCGAGGTCGTGCTCAAAGGGACGCCGAAGATTCCCTATCCGAGCAAAGCGGGGATTCAGACGCTGCTCGATTTTCTTGCCAAGACCTCACCCGAAGCAGCCAACGCGAAACCCGACGACTTCATCGACACGCGCTTTGTCAAAGAATTGGAAGACAGCGGCTTTTATGCGAGATTGTATCGTTAG
- a CDS encoding MFS transporter: MSNYSELSQLCVSAVKIRFLFSRDSMARAARDQQRLTLFRRTATLTALSNPPENNNLVADSSDHTDQANTIIRPWSSLLIRDYRLIFTAILCGNTSNHMRNVATLYHVYQLSGSSVQLGFTGFFQAAPFIFFGLFGGVLADTLNRKKLIAITHSLNMLPGLALALLTMSGAIQVWHINVLMVFAGALQVLGGPARQAIIPSLIPQSHLLNAVTLATLMMQGSQLTAPVIAGFMIDFYGVGASYLIDALLPLPSVIAALMIHGSGIPQGERRQIGWHSLIEGVEFLWHTRIILSLFVLDFFAVLFGFYRPILPIFADEIYHVGARGLGMLYASPAIGALIGSGILLGFGDVKRKGALAVVVTMLFAVSLGLLGLSKCFWMGLIAVGLLGISDAISVAMRRTVVQLLAPDDMRGRATSFLTVFAQTTNATGAVIAGAGAALIGAPNAALVGCVLCVLTVFGTCWAIPQLWSYRSE, translated from the coding sequence ATGAGCAACTATTCCGAACTCTCCCAACTCTGCGTCTCTGCGGTGAAAATCCGATTCTTATTCAGCCGCGATTCTATGGCGCGCGCGGCGCGAGATCAACAACGTTTGACGCTCTTTCGTCGAACCGCTACATTGACGGCACTTTCGAATCCACCGGAGAACAACAACCTAGTGGCCGACTCTTCAGATCATACCGATCAAGCCAACACCATCATCCGCCCCTGGTCATCCCTGCTGATCCGCGACTACCGCTTGATCTTCACGGCGATCCTGTGCGGCAACACCTCGAACCACATGCGCAACGTGGCGACGCTTTACCACGTCTACCAGTTGTCGGGTTCCTCGGTGCAGTTGGGCTTCACCGGCTTTTTTCAAGCCGCGCCGTTTATTTTCTTCGGCCTGTTCGGCGGCGTCCTCGCCGACACGCTCAATCGCAAAAAGCTCATCGCCATCACCCATAGTTTAAACATGCTTCCTGGCCTGGCGCTGGCGCTGCTCACCATGAGCGGCGCGATTCAGGTCTGGCATATCAATGTTCTGATGGTTTTCGCCGGCGCCCTGCAAGTGCTCGGCGGGCCGGCGCGCCAGGCGATCATTCCGAGCTTGATCCCACAGTCACATCTTCTCAACGCCGTGACCTTGGCGACTTTGATGATGCAGGGATCCCAGCTCACCGCGCCGGTGATCGCCGGCTTTATGATCGACTTTTACGGCGTCGGCGCGTCCTACTTGATCGACGCGCTTTTGCCGCTGCCGTCGGTCATCGCCGCGCTGATGATTCACGGTTCGGGGATTCCTCAGGGAGAACGGCGGCAGATCGGCTGGCATAGTCTCATCGAAGGCGTCGAATTTCTTTGGCACACGCGAATTATTTTATCGCTCTTCGTGCTTGATTTCTTCGCCGTGCTGTTCGGTTTCTACCGGCCGATCCTGCCGATCTTCGCCGATGAAATCTATCACGTCGGCGCGCGCGGCTTGGGCATGCTTTACGCGTCTCCAGCCATCGGCGCGCTGATCGGCTCGGGCATCCTGCTCGGCTTCGGCGACGTTAAACGCAAAGGCGCCCTCGCCGTCGTCGTTACGATGCTCTTCGCCGTGAGCTTGGGTCTGTTGGGATTGTCGAAATGTTTTTGGATGGGACTGATCGCCGTCGGCCTACTCGGCATCAGCGATGCCATCAGCGTCGCCATGCGCCGCACCGTCGTGCAGTTGCTCGCCCCCGACGACATGCGCGGCCGCGCGACCAGCTTTCTCACCGTCTTCGCGCAGACAACCAATGCCACCGGCGCGGTCATCGCCGGCGCCGGCGCCGCGCTCATCGGCGCGCCCAACGCCGCGCTGGTCGGCTGCGTCCTCTGCGTCCTGACCGTCTTCGGCACCTGCTGGGCGATCCCGCAATTGTGGAGTTATCGCTCCGAATAG
- the rlmD gene encoding 23S rRNA (uracil(1939)-C(5))-methyltransferase RlmD, whose amino-acid sequence MVTRAKTAMQRRNKSAPGQDRAPRGEYEAHCPHFPNCVGCPFIKVPYPEQLLRKRTIVQRAFAEYASLNSLEVPAVAPSPERLGYRARVKLVVRRNRGEIAAGLYVPQSHSVIDISACPVHPRPVNQVLFYLKKKILELGILPYDERDDSGELRYLDFRYSFARKEMSVTLVTRHRALPQGGLLADALHHRFPFVTGVIQNINEARGNVIWGDSYRSLGGRDTLMERIGDLKLVFPAGVFSQANPFMARKLYEHVRGLADLQGGETVLDLYCGVGPISLYLATSARQVWAVDDSELSITTAKQNARRNGRGNCRFTAGDVATTLAQWRQSLPKVDLIVLNPPRKGVQAAALSELLQVGAHRLIYVSCEPKSLARDLDKLSLHGYRVTHVQPFDMFPQTEEVETVVQLEK is encoded by the coding sequence ATGGTAACCAGAGCGAAAACCGCCATGCAGCGTCGCAACAAGTCAGCGCCGGGGCAAGATCGCGCGCCACGCGGTGAATACGAAGCGCACTGCCCACACTTTCCCAACTGCGTCGGCTGTCCGTTTATCAAGGTGCCGTATCCCGAGCAGCTGCTGCGCAAGCGCACGATCGTTCAGCGTGCCTTTGCCGAATATGCTTCATTAAACTCGCTGGAAGTGCCCGCCGTGGCGCCGTCGCCCGAGCGCTTGGGTTATCGCGCGCGGGTAAAATTGGTCGTCCGGCGCAACCGTGGCGAGATCGCCGCGGGACTGTACGTGCCGCAGAGCCACAGCGTGATCGACATTTCCGCTTGTCCGGTGCATCCGCGGCCGGTCAATCAAGTGTTATTTTATTTAAAGAAAAAAATCCTCGAACTTGGCATCCTGCCCTACGACGAGCGCGACGATAGCGGCGAGCTGCGCTATCTCGACTTTCGTTACAGCTTTGCGCGCAAGGAGATGTCTGTGACATTGGTGACGCGCCATCGCGCTTTGCCGCAAGGCGGCTTGTTGGCCGACGCCCTGCATCACCGCTTTCCCTTCGTCACCGGTGTGATTCAAAATATCAATGAGGCGCGCGGCAACGTTATCTGGGGCGATAGTTATCGGAGCCTCGGCGGGCGCGACACCTTGATGGAGCGGATCGGCGATTTGAAACTGGTTTTTCCCGCCGGCGTGTTCTCCCAGGCCAATCCGTTCATGGCACGCAAACTTTACGAGCATGTGCGCGGGCTGGCGGATTTGCAGGGCGGCGAAACCGTGCTCGATCTTTATTGCGGCGTCGGACCGATCTCGCTTTATCTCGCGACTTCGGCGCGGCAAGTTTGGGCGGTGGACGACAGCGAGCTATCGATCACCACGGCGAAACAAAACGCCCGGCGCAACGGCCGCGGTAACTGCCGCTTTACCGCCGGCGACGTGGCGACGACGCTGGCGCAGTGGCGTCAATCGTTGCCGAAGGTCGATTTGATCGTGCTCAACCCGCCGCGCAAAGGCGTGCAGGCGGCGGCGCTAAGCGAATTGCTGCAAGTCGGCGCGCACCGGCTGATCTACGTTTCCTGCGAACCGAAGAGTCTAGCGCGAGATCTCGACAAGCTTTCGTTGCACGGCTATCGCGTTACTCATGTGCAGCCTTTCGATATGTTTCCTCAGACCGAGGAAGTGGAGACCGTGGTACAGTTGGAGAAGTGA
- a CDS encoding carboxyltransferase codes for MSEQVRFIDTTVRDGNQSLWALNMKIGSMLPALSHMDDAGFESMEFFLSVIFKKYVREHKENPWYWLKEGTKRIKKTRLRYHGGMHSAFEKTPHCILKLLVERLVSYGLTLTRTSNCWNDYDAFGEEIADLKKHGMDTVANLIYSVSPRHTDEYFARKAKEAAATKPWRICFKDVGGLLTPDRARSLIPVVLKAAGDIPVEFHAHCNSGQAPLNYLEGVKLGMRILHTAIPPLANGSSQPSIFNIANNLRALGYDPQVDLKPLEPVVRHFTEVAKRDGLPIGKPVEYDESMYQHQVPGGMISNMRHQLKIVGKEHLMAAALEEAGKVRKDFGYPIMVTPLSQFVGTQAAINVIVGERYKEVPDQNIQYALGFWGKEAIEVMDPNVRDKILSRPRAKEWTHWEQVEPTLNEVRQKYGAQLSDEDLILHYFAGEEYVKALPDHGKPREYIDATQPLVKIIEQLSKRKDSNQVYIKQPGFTVRMEKRSTV; via the coding sequence ATGAGCGAGCAAGTTAGATTCATCGATACGACAGTACGCGACGGCAACCAGAGCCTGTGGGCGTTGAACATGAAGATCGGTTCCATGCTGCCAGCGTTGTCGCACATGGATGACGCCGGATTCGAGTCCATGGAATTTTTTCTTAGCGTGATTTTCAAAAAATACGTCCGCGAGCACAAAGAGAATCCTTGGTACTGGCTGAAGGAAGGCACCAAGCGGATCAAGAAAACCCGCCTGCGCTACCATGGCGGCATGCACAGCGCGTTTGAGAAAACGCCGCACTGCATACTCAAACTGTTGGTCGAGCGGCTGGTTTCCTACGGACTCACTTTGACGCGCACGTCGAACTGCTGGAACGACTACGACGCCTTTGGCGAAGAGATCGCCGATCTCAAGAAACATGGCATGGACACGGTGGCAAATCTGATCTACTCGGTGTCGCCGCGCCACACCGACGAATACTTTGCGCGCAAAGCCAAAGAAGCGGCGGCGACCAAGCCGTGGAGAATTTGCTTCAAAGATGTCGGCGGCCTGCTCACGCCCGACCGCGCGCGCTCACTGATTCCCGTCGTGCTCAAAGCCGCCGGCGACATCCCGGTGGAGTTTCACGCCCATTGCAACAGCGGCCAGGCGCCATTGAATTATCTTGAAGGCGTCAAGCTCGGCATGCGCATTCTGCACACCGCAATTCCGCCGCTGGCCAACGGCTCGTCGCAGCCGTCGATTTTCAACATCGCCAACAATTTGAGAGCCCTCGGCTACGATCCGCAAGTCGATCTCAAGCCATTGGAACCGGTGGTGCGACATTTCACCGAAGTGGCTAAGCGCGACGGCCTGCCGATCGGCAAACCGGTGGAATATGACGAATCGATGTACCAACACCAAGTTCCTGGCGGCATGATTTCCAATATGCGCCATCAGTTGAAGATCGTCGGCAAGGAACATCTGATGGCGGCGGCGTTGGAAGAAGCCGGCAAGGTGCGCAAGGACTTCGGCTACCCGATCATGGTCACACCGCTCTCCCAGTTCGTCGGCACCCAAGCGGCGATCAATGTGATCGTCGGCGAACGCTACAAAGAAGTGCCCGATCAAAACATTCAGTATGCGCTTGGCTTCTGGGGCAAAGAAGCCATCGAAGTCATGGACCCCAACGTGAGAGACAAAATTCTCAGCCGGCCGCGCGCCAAAGAATGGACCCACTGGGAACAGGTCGAGCCGACACTAAACGAAGTGCGACAGAAATACGGCGCCCAGTTATCCGACGAAGATCTGATCCTGCACTACTTCGCCGGCGAAGAATACGTCAAAGCGCTCCCCGATCACGGCAAGCCGCGCGAATACATCGACGCGACCCAGCCTTTAGTAAAAATCATCGAGCAGCTGTCGAAGCGCAAAGATTCGAATCAGGTCTATATCAAGCAGCCGGGATTTACGGTGCGGATGGAGAAACGGTCAACGGTTTAA
- a CDS encoding ABC transporter substrate-binding protein translates to MRKSLAAILFASFTFIGASQPSDAADAQLEKLRVAMASISTSQVNLWVPLDTGLFKKYGLDVDLVFISGAPVVNAALLSGEVALAQGGPAPAIQTNLKGAGTYIILGNTNRFPYQLVAAANIRQISDLKGKRFGIARIGAADQTATLLVLPRFGIAPEKDLSLIAVGAVPSRFAALVSGAVSATLLIPPETTKAKELGFHVLTNFMDIDVDYQQNAIYTTKSFIDRRTDTLRRFVMAYSEGIHFIHTNAKATQQIMKKYLKGDDKSIEEAYNEVVVKAAPKIPYPTKAGLQTLLNFMMKTTPELANAKPDDFIDTRIIKELEERGFYARLYR, encoded by the coding sequence ATGCGTAAAAGTCTCGCGGCCATTTTATTCGCATCGTTTACGTTCATCGGCGCATCACAGCCCAGCGATGCTGCGGACGCGCAATTGGAAAAACTCCGCGTCGCCATGGCGTCGATCAGCACCAGCCAGGTCAATCTCTGGGTTCCTCTAGACACCGGGCTGTTCAAAAAATACGGCCTCGATGTCGATCTGGTTTTTATCAGCGGCGCGCCGGTGGTCAACGCCGCACTGCTTTCCGGCGAAGTCGCGTTGGCGCAGGGAGGACCGGCGCCGGCGATACAAACCAATCTCAAGGGCGCCGGCACCTATATCATCCTCGGCAACACCAACCGCTTTCCCTATCAATTGGTCGCCGCCGCCAACATCCGGCAGATCTCCGACTTGAAAGGCAAACGCTTCGGCATCGCCCGCATCGGCGCCGCCGATCAGACGGCGACGTTATTAGTTCTGCCCAGATTCGGCATTGCGCCGGAAAAAGATCTGAGCCTGATCGCCGTCGGCGCCGTGCCGAGCCGCTTCGCGGCATTGGTCAGCGGCGCGGTTTCAGCGACGTTGCTGATTCCACCGGAAACCACCAAGGCCAAAGAACTCGGCTTTCACGTCCTGACCAATTTTATGGACATCGACGTCGACTACCAGCAGAACGCTATCTACACGACCAAAAGTTTCATCGACCGGCGCACCGACACCCTGCGCCGTTTCGTCATGGCTTACTCCGAAGGCATTCACTTCATTCATACCAACGCCAAAGCCACGCAGCAGATCATGAAAAAATATTTGAAGGGTGACGACAAATCGATCGAAGAAGCTTACAACGAAGTCGTCGTCAAAGCCGCGCCGAAAATTCCCTATCCGACCAAAGCCGGCTTGCAGACGCTGCTCAATTTCATGATGAAAACCACACCGGAGCTGGCCAATGCCAAGCCCGACGACTTCATCGACACGCGGATTATCAAAGAGCTCGAAGAGCGCGGCTTCTACGCTCGATTGTATCGCTAG
- a CDS encoding histidine phosphatase family protein, whose translation MNRTHIIIVRHGQTEWNVRGIRQGYLDSRLTDRGLAQAKALGQRLAREKFTALYSSDLGRAMQTAQEIANVTGHNIHTDARLRERHLGIFQGLSGEEIAAKYSEERRLMRSQGPGYVIPGGESMVQQVERNIGCLNELAAKHQGEQIVVVTHGGVVSGFFRHTLEISLEAPRRFEFVNAGINVFAHEDGNWMLLTWGDVSHLAPGAASEGDDP comes from the coding sequence ATGAACCGCACGCATATCATCATCGTCCGCCATGGTCAGACCGAGTGGAATGTTCGCGGCATTCGCCAGGGTTACCTCGACAGCCGTCTAACCGACAGAGGTTTGGCGCAGGCGAAGGCGTTGGGGCAGCGATTGGCGCGGGAGAAATTCACCGCGCTTTATAGCAGCGATCTCGGGCGGGCGATGCAGACGGCGCAGGAGATCGCCAATGTGACCGGGCACAACATCCACACCGACGCGCGTTTGCGCGAGCGTCATCTGGGGATTTTCCAAGGGCTAAGCGGTGAGGAGATCGCGGCGAAGTATTCAGAAGAGCGCCGGCTCATGCGCAGCCAAGGTCCGGGTTACGTGATTCCCGGCGGTGAAAGCATGGTGCAGCAGGTGGAGCGCAACATCGGCTGTCTGAACGAATTGGCCGCGAAACATCAGGGCGAGCAGATTGTCGTCGTCACCCACGGCGGTGTTGTGAGTGGTTTCTTTCGCCACACGCTGGAAATTTCTCTCGAGGCGCCGCGCCGCTTCGAGTTCGTCAATGCCGGCATAAACGTCTTCGCCCATGAAGACGGCAACTGGATGCTGCTCACTTGGGGCGATGTCAGCCATTTGGCGCCGGGAGCGGCGTCTGAAGGGGACGATCCGTAG
- a CDS encoding alpha/beta hydrolase: MAIVKRNNVDIYYETHGQGTPFLFFCETACAGDIWDHFQVPEFSRDHLVITHDYRGTGKSSRPTEQYSCDDFVDDAVAILDELKAGPAIVLGHSLGGRLALLMALKYPERVKKIVAASVGAGAANTQGIPIKMCKEMVHWGYEKYVREHTLEVGWPAEYIQAHPDHVERFLKVRMNNLPTLDDYLSHVIARQACDVSQRLGEIKHPTLVLVGDKDHGSATGSSHRVASEAMAKALPNSQYAVIANEAHNYFMTNPDEAHRIIRKFLAS, encoded by the coding sequence ATGGCCATCGTGAAACGCAACAACGTCGACATCTACTACGAAACTCACGGCCAAGGCACGCCGTTCCTCTTTTTCTGCGAAACCGCCTGCGCCGGCGACATCTGGGACCATTTTCAGGTGCCGGAGTTTTCCCGCGACCACTTGGTCATCACCCATGATTATCGCGGCACGGGGAAGTCGAGCCGGCCCACCGAGCAATATTCCTGCGATGATTTTGTCGACGATGCGGTGGCGATTCTCGATGAGCTCAAAGCCGGGCCTGCCATCGTCCTCGGCCATTCGCTAGGCGGGCGGCTGGCGCTTTTGATGGCGCTCAAGTACCCGGAGCGAGTCAAAAAGATCGTCGCCGCTTCGGTCGGCGCTGGTGCAGCAAACACGCAAGGCATTCCAATCAAGATGTGCAAAGAAATGGTCCACTGGGGCTATGAGAAATATGTCCGCGAGCATACCCTGGAAGTGGGCTGGCCAGCGGAATACATCCAAGCGCACCCCGACCACGTCGAGCGCTTCCTTAAAGTTCGCATGAACAACCTACCGACGCTCGACGACTACCTGAGCCATGTCATCGCGCGCCAGGCCTGCGACGTGAGCCAGCGGCTGGGGGAAATCAAACATCCCACGCTGGTTCTGGTCGGCGACAAAGATCACGGCTCCGCCACCGGCTCGTCCCACCGCGTCGCCTCGGAAGCGATGGCCAAAGCGCTGCCCAACAGCCAGTACGCCGTCATCGCCAATGAAGCGCACAACTATTTCATGACCAACCCGGATGAGGCCCATCGGATCATCCGCAAGTTTTTAGCTTCGTAG
- a CDS encoding VOC family protein encodes MAELKVQGVVHWSIPVNNLDESEKFYGEILGLESKGRLGGSKMSCFKAGSHDILLCERKESLTRTPQQDNRLHHAFMVSPDMWDRGAKLLHEKGVKIAEAVVYREKGHFTGRELYFLDPSGNMLELCDPTWKPGMPTPTYEEIVGK; translated from the coding sequence ATGGCTGAGTTAAAAGTTCAGGGTGTGGTGCACTGGTCGATACCGGTGAACAATTTGGACGAGTCGGAAAAGTTTTACGGCGAGATTCTCGGTTTGGAATCGAAGGGGCGGCTGGGTGGATCGAAGATGTCCTGCTTCAAAGCCGGCAGCCACGACATTCTTCTCTGCGAGCGCAAAGAATCTTTGACGCGCACGCCGCAGCAAGACAATCGTCTGCATCACGCCTTCATGGTCAGTCCGGACATGTGGGATCGCGGCGCTAAACTGCTGCACGAAAAAGGTGTGAAGATCGCCGAGGCGGTGGTCTATCGCGAGAAGGGCCACTTTACTGGACGCGAGCTCTATTTCCTCGACCCGAGCGGCAACATGTTGGAGCTGTGCGATCCAACCTGGAAGCCGGGCATGCCGACGCCGACCTACGAAGAGATCGTCGGGAAATAA
- a CDS encoding TIGR03618 family F420-dependent PPOX class oxidoreductase — MAEFVPVQLDKAKEFLKAHHYGVLSTRRKNGDLQMSPVTCGLDENSRAIISSRETAYKVNNLRRDPRAALCAFTPNFHGGGWVQINGSAKIISLPEALDTLVYLQRQTYGEHKSWPEFHERMAREKRVVISIAIESFGPTVRG, encoded by the coding sequence ATGGCGGAATTTGTTCCAGTCCAACTCGACAAGGCGAAGGAATTTCTCAAGGCCCATCACTATGGCGTGTTATCGACGCGGCGCAAGAACGGCGATTTGCAGATGTCGCCGGTGACCTGCGGCCTCGATGAAAACAGCCGGGCCATCATCAGTAGCCGCGAGACCGCTTACAAGGTCAATAATCTACGGCGCGACCCGCGCGCCGCCTTGTGCGCCTTCACTCCCAACTTTCACGGCGGCGGCTGGGTGCAGATCAACGGCAGCGCGAAGATTATTTCCCTGCCCGAAGCCCTCGACACCTTGGTCTATCTCCAGCGCCAAACCTACGGCGAGCACAAGAGCTGGCCGGAATTTCACGAAAGAATGGCGCGTGAAAAACGAGTTGTTATTAGCATCGCCATCGAAAGCTTCGGTCCAACCGTACGAGGATGA